The Agrococcus carbonis genome has a window encoding:
- a CDS encoding 3-isopropylmalate dehydrogenase, producing the protein MEQLRLAVIAGDGIGPEVTLQARRAMRAALSDVELVETEYELGAAHYLETGEIVSDETLASLAQHDAILLGAVGGDPADPRLAGGIIERGLLLRLRFAFDHHVNLRPTKLHPKVASPLREPGEIDFVVVREGTEGPYVGNGGALRKGTAHEVANETSVNTAFGVERVVRFAFELAEQRRKHVTLVHKKNVLVHAGELWQRIVDSVAAEHPGVSVDYLHVDAATIFLVDRPSRFDVIVTDNLFGDILTDLAGAVGGGIGLAASGNLNPAGDFPSMFEPVHGSAPDIAGRGIADPTAAILSAALLLEHSGHPEAGKRIRDAVDADIDARDGANRTTSQIGDAIVASLTA; encoded by the coding sequence GTGGAGCAGCTGCGCCTCGCGGTCATCGCAGGAGACGGCATCGGCCCGGAGGTCACGCTCCAGGCGAGGCGGGCCATGCGCGCCGCCCTCTCCGACGTCGAGCTGGTCGAGACCGAGTACGAGCTCGGCGCGGCGCACTACCTCGAGACCGGGGAGATCGTCTCCGACGAGACGCTCGCGAGCCTCGCGCAGCACGACGCGATCCTGCTGGGCGCCGTCGGCGGGGACCCCGCCGACCCGAGGCTCGCCGGCGGCATCATCGAGCGCGGGCTGCTGCTGCGGCTCCGCTTCGCCTTCGACCACCACGTCAACCTGCGGCCCACGAAGCTGCACCCCAAGGTCGCGAGCCCCCTGCGGGAGCCGGGCGAGATCGACTTCGTCGTCGTGCGCGAGGGCACCGAGGGGCCGTACGTCGGCAACGGCGGCGCGCTCCGCAAGGGCACCGCGCACGAGGTCGCGAACGAGACGAGCGTCAACACCGCGTTCGGCGTCGAGCGCGTCGTGCGCTTCGCGTTCGAGCTCGCCGAGCAGCGTCGCAAGCACGTCACGCTCGTGCACAAGAAGAACGTGCTCGTGCACGCGGGCGAGCTGTGGCAGCGCATCGTCGACTCGGTCGCCGCCGAGCACCCCGGCGTGTCCGTCGACTACCTGCACGTCGACGCCGCCACGATCTTCCTCGTCGACCGGCCGAGCCGCTTCGACGTCATCGTCACCGACAACCTCTTCGGCGACATCCTCACCGACCTCGCCGGCGCCGTCGGGGGCGGCATCGGCCTCGCCGCATCCGGCAACCTCAACCCCGCAGGCGACTTCCCGAGCATGTTCGAGCCGGTCCACGGCTCGGCGCCCGACATCGCCGGCCGCGGCATCGCCGACCCGACTGCCGCGATCCTCTCCGCCGCCCTGCTGCTCGAGCACTCCGGTCACCCCGAAGCGGGCAAGCGCATCCGCGACGCCGTCGACGCCGACATCGATGCGCGCGACGGCGCGAACCGCACCACCAGCCAGATCGGCGACGCCATCGTCGCCTCGCTCACCGCCTGA
- a CDS encoding DUF6458 family protein, giving the protein MESTLSIGFGIFLMAVGAIVAWAVPALWQVDGANWTLIGYILLGAGALITIIGIVMLASRRRSTEVSRSTVDPALGTRVERTERRDDVV; this is encoded by the coding sequence ATGGAGAGCACCTTGAGCATCGGCTTCGGAATCTTCCTGATGGCCGTCGGCGCGATCGTCGCGTGGGCGGTCCCGGCACTGTGGCAGGTGGATGGTGCCAACTGGACCCTCATCGGCTACATCCTGCTGGGCGCCGGCGCGCTCATCACCATCATCGGCATCGTGATGCTGGCCTCGCGCCGCCGCTCGACCGAGGTCTCGCGCTCCACGGTCGACCCCGCGCTCGGCACGCGGGTCGAGCGCACGGAGCGCCGCGACGACGTCGTCTGA